The sequence GGGCGGCTCCGGGCTGCTGCCGTGGATGCCGGCGGCCGACCGCCGGCGGTGGATCCGGTGGCACGGGCTCGGGAAGCGGCACTGGAGCGGCTGGCGGACTTCTGCAGCCGGACGGTCCTGGTGCCGCTGGACGCACAGGGCGGCCTGTGGACGGCCGAACTCGGCGGCCTGGACTGGATCTGCGTGTTCTCCGACGAGGAGGCGCTGGGCCGCTTCGCCCAAGCGCGGGACGAGGCCGCGCAGGAGTGGACGTACCGGCGGGTGATCGGTGCGCGGCTGCTCGACGAGCTGGTGCCGGCGCTCGATTTTCCCTGCGGCGTCGCATGGAACGCGGCAGGGCCGGACGGAGTGGTGTACCCGCCGATCCGCGGGATCGTGCCGGATGCGGCAGCGCTTGACGGAGAGGCGGCAGCGTGAGCGGGGACGGGGCGGATCTCGATGTGTCGAAGCCGGCACTGGCTCAGATCGCGAAGGGGATCACTGACAGCTTGGCGGAGTTGAAGGAAGTCGGTTCGGTGGGCTCGGCGAGTATGGGGGGCGGCTTCACCGCCCTGGCTCTCTCTGGGATGGAGACCGGGCATGAGGGTCTGGCGTCCACGCTGGGCACGTTCTGCGAACGCTGGGGCTGGGGCGTCCGCTCGCTGGTGCAGCAAGGGAACGCCTTCGCCATGAAGGTAGGGCTCTCGGCGGGCGCGATGTACGAACAGGACCAGTACATCCAGGGGAGCTTCAAGGTCGTGGCGAACGCGGCACTGGGCAACCCGTATGCCGAGGAGAAGGACATCATCGCCAAGGACTGGGGCGGGGTCCTCTCCGACAACCCGATCACACAGATCCGGGACGCCGACTACAGCCGCGAGTCCTTCGACCGGGCCACGGAGAACGGCAGCGAGGCGTGGAAGAGCGCTGTCCGGGACGTGAACAGTTCCGACATCCTGCTGTCCAACCAGCTCGCCGATGCGGTCGGACTGCGGGACGAGATGGACGCAGTGGTCGAGGGCACGGTCGGCCCGGCACCCGAGGCACAGCCTGGCGGTGAGGGCTGATGACGGACTTGGGCGGTCTGATCGACAAGGGTCTCGACAAGATCGATGAGAAGGTCGATTCGGCCAAGAAGGTCATCGGCCACGGCGTGGACCGGGCCACCGACGAGATCGGTGGCGCCCTCGACCGGGCCGGCGCGCACGGCTGGGCGGACAAGGTCGAGGACTTCGGTGACAACGCCGCGTCCCGTCTGGGGGCCACCGTACGGGAACAGCAGCTCGGCGAAAGCGAGCAGGCCGACGAACTGATCCACGGCAGGTCGTCGACGCTCCGGGAGTCGGCCAAGCACTTCACGGACTTCCAGGCGGCCTTCGACCGGGTCGGCCAGGGCATGAAGGCCCTCGACTCGGACCAGTGGAAGGGGCAGGCGGCCGAAGCGTTCCGGGCGAAGTTCGCGATGCATCCCACCGACTGGCTGCGCGCCTCCGACGCGTGCGAGTCGGCGAGCGGTGCGCTCAGCCGGTACGCGGAAACGGTGGAGTGGGCGCAGAAGCAGGCCCAGACGGCCATCGACCTGCACAAGGCCGCGGTGAAGGCGACGAAGGAAGCCCACGACGCCCACCTCAAGAACAAGGACGCCTACGAGGCCGCTGCGAAGGCCGGCCACGATCCGGGCCCGGTCCCGGTCGAGGGCGCGGACCCGGGAGACGCAGCCCGCAAACGGGCCAAGGAGATCCTGGACGAAGCCCGCAGGCAGCGCGACGAGGCAGCCACGACGGCCGAACGCGCCCTCAAAGCGGCCATGGAGCACGCCCCGGCCAAGCCCCCGGCGACGGACCGGCTGCTGGCCGACATCGTCGACTACGCGGGCTCGGAGTCGGTCGAACTCAGCCACGTCGTGGGTGGCGCGCTCAAGGGCACGGCGGGGACCCTGAATTTCGCCCGCGGCCTGAACCCCCTCGACGTGTACAACCTGACGCACCCGGCCGATTTCCACCAGAACCTCAGCATGACGCTGGCCGGTCTCGTCTCCACCGCGTCCCACCCCGAACGCATCCCCGGCCCGATGATCGACAGCTACATGGCTGACCCCGACGAATTCAAGGGGCGCCTCCTCCCCGACCTCATCGGCACGAAGGGCTTGCCCACGATCCGGTCCGGAATGCGCTTCGCCGAGGACGCGGCGGAGAGCGCGGCCCGCAGGGAAGCCGCCCGGATGGGTGAGCATGCGGCACCCAGCGGTACGTCCGCCGGGCCACCCAAGGAGCGCGGTCTTCTGATGCGTCAGGATGACGACTTCTACAGCGAACTCAACAGCAGGGGACAGCGAAAGTCCCACCTGAATGAGAACGGCGATCTTGTCCCAGCCAATCCGGACGGCCAGGCAAGTATTGTCGACCACGTGGTCGGACGAGACCCTAAGAAATCAGACAGTCCTTACACGTCCTTGAGCAGTGATGGAGCTGACGCCAAGGACTTTGGTAACGGGAAAATAAAAATCGACCTACCACGCCTGGAACAGGACATAGCAAGCGGCCGCGTCCAAGGCGTGAGCATCCACTCCCCCGAGGATGTCCAATCGGCAATTCAAGCGAGCGCGAACGAGATCGCAGGCAGACATGTCGATCTCACGGTGCCGCCTGACAGCACTCGTCCCGCGATCGAAGAAGCGGCACGTGAACTGGGGCTCAGCAACACGAAGACCAAGCGGATCGCCCAGCGGATGGTCGACATGATGAACACACGACGCGATCAGGAATGGCTGATCAAAGGTATCGTTCCCAGCGACTACATCTCGGGACCACAGTGAGACAGGGCAGCAGAATGACCCGATTCGAAGACCTCCTTGGAACCGACTTCGAAGGAAATCCGACCGACGACGTGGATGATGTCATCTACGGCGGCTACGACCACCCCGAGCATCGCGAGCGTGTTGCTGACCTCATCCGGCTCCTCGATGACACGTCAGCCGGCGACCAGCATCGGTATCTCGCCTGCTTGACTCTTGCGGCCTGGGGGGAAGCGGAAGGGTACGAAGCAGTTCGACAAGCGACTTCGAACCCGCGCGCCGTTCCTTGGTACGACCTCGTGATGGACCGGAAGTTCTCGGTGGACTGCAGCTACGGACAGTTTTCCGCCGCCGTGGCGGACAGCCGTGAGCTCGCCGAAGAGAAGAACAACTCGGGTCTCAGACTGGAAACGTTCCGCTCCCTGATCCACATTGCGGACCGCGAGTACTTCGAGGAAAAGCTCGGGGACTACCTGGACGAAGCGGTCGTGCGTGCCTGCCTCCCTGACATCCATGACGTCGTCAGCCGGGGCCTGACGTCGCTCGCCGAAGGGGAGCAGCCACGGTTCGACCTACCTACTCAGCTGGTCGACCTCGCCAATTCGGTTGTCACCGTCGCCGAGGAGACAGGGGTGCAGATGGTTCTGCAGATCCTGCGAGCAGCCCCCTCGGGGCGCACCATGGCGCACGCCGTCGCCGCGGTGCACCGAGCTGTCGGACCCAGCAAGAACGCACTGGCCGACCACCTCTACCTCAACGGCAGCGCGCACGTACGGAGGCTGCTCGCCGATCGTGGGTGAACGCCGGGCCGGGCCATTCCCGCCCTCCCGGCATCGCGGAGCCCCTTCACACCGCCGCGCCCGCGTCGTAGCCTGACGCACCGTCAGATCAACCGTGCCCGGAGGTCCGTCATGCTGCTGCGAGGGAAGACCGTCATCGTCTCCGGGGTCGGGGCCGGGCTCGGGCATCAGGTGGCCGCCACCGTCGTGCGCGACGGCGGGAACGCCGTGCTCGGGGCCCGGACCGAGGCGAATCTCGCCAAGTCCGCCGCCGAGATCGACCCCGACGGAGCGCACACCGCCCACCGCGCCACCGACATCACCGACGAGACGCAGTGCGCGGCCCTGGCCGAGCTCGCGCTCAGCCGTTTCGGCCGGATCGACGCCGTCGTGCACGTCGCCGCCTGGGACTCTTACTTCGGGGGCCTGGAGGACGCCGACTTCGGGACCTGGCAGCAGATCATCGACGTCAATCTGCTGGGGACGCTGAAGATGACCCGTGCGTGCGTGCCCGCGCTCAAGGAGCGCGGCGGGTCCGTGGTGATCATCGGGACGCAGTCGGCCGTGGCCGCGCCCAACGAGGTGCAGCAGGCCGCCTACGCCGCCTCCAAGGGGGCCCTGACCTCCGCCATGTACTCCATGGCCCGCGAGCTCGGACCGCACCGGATCCGCGTCAACACCGTGCTGCCCGGCTGGATGTGGGGGCCGCCCGTGCAGGCCTTCGTCACCTTCTCCGCGCACACCGAGGGCGTCCCCGAGGCCGAGGTGCACGCCCGCCTCACCCAGCGGATGGCGCTGCCCGATCTGGCCACCGACGGGGACGTCGCCGACTCCGTCGCCTTCCTCGCCTCCGACCGGGCTCGGGCGATAACCGGCCAGTCGCTGCTGGTCAACGCGGGTGAGCTGATGAGATGAGCCACTTCACAGCCGCCCCACCACCGGATCACCGGATCGTATGCTCGGCCCATGACCACTCCGAGTGACGCACCGACCGAAAACGCGATGCGCCGCGCGCTCCGGCGGGCCCGCGACGGCGTCGCGCTCGACGCGACCGAGGCGGCCGTACTCCTCCAGGCGCGCGGCGAGCACCTGAAGGACCTCGCCGCCTCCGCCGCGCGCGTGAGGGACGCCGGGCTCGCCGCCGCCGGGCGGCCCGGTGTCATCACCTACTCCCGCAAGGTCTTCATCCCCCTCACCCGTCTCTGTCGCGACCGGTGCCACTACTGCACCTTCGTCACCGTCCCCGGAAAGCTCCGCAAGAGCGGCCACGGGATGTACCTGTCCCCCGACGAGGTCCTCGACATCGCCCGCCAGGGGGCGGCGATGGGCTGCAAGGAAGCGCTCTTCACCCTCGGCGACCGCCCCGAGGACCGCTGGCCCGAGGCCCGCGAGTGGCTCGACGCGCACGGCTACGACGACACCCTCGCCTACGTGCGCGCCATGGCGATCCGGGTCCTGGAGGAGACCGGACTGCTGCCGCACCTCAACCCCGGTGTCCTGTCCTGGTCCGACCTCCAGCGGCTCAAGCCGGTCGCGCCGAGCATGGGCATGATGCTGGAGACCACGGCCACCCGTCTGTGGTCCGAGCCGGGCGGCCCCCACCACGGCTCCCCCGACAAGGACCCGGCCGTGCGGCTGCGCGTGCTGGAGGACGCGGGGCGCTCCAACGTCCCCTTCACCTCCGGCGTCCTCATCGGTATCGGCGAGTCCTACGAGGAGCGCGCGGACGCCTTCTTCGAGCTCCGCCGGATCCAGCGCGCCTACCACGGCATCCAGGAGGTCATCGTCCAGAACTTCCGCGCCAAGCCGGACACCGCCATGCGCGGTATGCCGGACGCGGAGTTGGAGGAGCTGGCCGCCGCCATCGCCGTCGCCCGGCACATCCTGGGACCGAGCGCCCGCATCCAGGCCCCGCCGAATCTGGTGGACGCCGAGTACGCGCTGCTCATCGGCGCCGGCATCGACGACTGGGGCGGGGTCTCCCCGCTGACCCCGGACCACGTCAACCCGGAGCGTCCCTGGCCGCACATCGAGGAGCTGGCCGAGCGGACCGCCGCCGCCGGCTTCGAGCTGCGCGAACGCCTCACGATCTACCCGGAGTTCCTGCAGCGCGGCGAGCCCTGGCTGGACCCGCGCCTGCTGCCGCACGTACGGGCGCTGGCCGACCCGGAGTCCGGGCTGGCCGACGAGGGTGCCGTGGTCGTGGGCCGGCCGTGGCAGGAGCCGGACGAGGGCTTCACCGCGTACGGGCGCACCGACCTGCACGCCACCATCGACACCGAGGGCCGCACCGGCGACCGCCGCGACGACTTCGACGACGTGTACGGGGACTGGGAGGCGCTGCGGGAGGCGGCCGCGCCCGGGATGGTGGCCGAGCGCATCGACACCGACGTACGGGGCGCCCTGGCGCAGGCCGCCGACGATCCGACGAAGCTGACGGACGCGCAGGCGCTGGCGCTGCTGCACGCGGACGGGCCGGCGCTCGACGCCCTGTGCCGCATCGCCGACGACCTCCGTCGGTCGGTGGTCGGCGACGAGGTCACCTACATCGTCACGCGGAACATCAACTTCACCAACGTCTGCTACACCGGCTGCCGTTTCTGCGCGTTCGCGCAGCGCCGCACGGACGCCGACGCCTACACCCTCTCCCTCGACCAGGTCGCCGACCGGGCCGCCCAGGCCTGGGACGTGGGCGCGGTCGAGGTGTGCATGCAGGGCGGCATCCACCCGGACCTGCCCGGGACGGCCTACTTCGACATCGCGCGCGCGGTGAAGCAGCGGGTGCCGGGCATGCACGTGCACGCCTTCTCGCCGATGGAGGTGGTCAACGGGGCGACCCGCACGGGGATGTCCGTACGGGATTGGCTGACGGCGGCCAAGGAGGCGGGTCTGGACTCGATCCCGGGTACGGCGGCGGAGATCCTGGACGACGAGGTCCGCTGGGTGCTGACGAAGGGCAAGCTGCCGACGGCGGACTGGAT comes from Streptomyces virginiae and encodes:
- a CDS encoding putative T7SS-secreted protein — encoded protein: MTDLGGLIDKGLDKIDEKVDSAKKVIGHGVDRATDEIGGALDRAGAHGWADKVEDFGDNAASRLGATVREQQLGESEQADELIHGRSSTLRESAKHFTDFQAAFDRVGQGMKALDSDQWKGQAAEAFRAKFAMHPTDWLRASDACESASGALSRYAETVEWAQKQAQTAIDLHKAAVKATKEAHDAHLKNKDAYEAAAKAGHDPGPVPVEGADPGDAARKRAKEILDEARRQRDEAATTAERALKAAMEHAPAKPPATDRLLADIVDYAGSESVELSHVVGGALKGTAGTLNFARGLNPLDVYNLTHPADFHQNLSMTLAGLVSTASHPERIPGPMIDSYMADPDEFKGRLLPDLIGTKGLPTIRSGMRFAEDAAESAARREAARMGEHAAPSGTSAGPPKERGLLMRQDDDFYSELNSRGQRKSHLNENGDLVPANPDGQASIVDHVVGRDPKKSDSPYTSLSSDGADAKDFGNGKIKIDLPRLEQDIASGRVQGVSIHSPEDVQSAIQASANEIAGRHVDLTVPPDSTRPAIEEAARELGLSNTKTKRIAQRMVDMMNTRRDQEWLIKGIVPSDYISGPQ
- a CDS encoding SDR family oxidoreductase codes for the protein MLLRGKTVIVSGVGAGLGHQVAATVVRDGGNAVLGARTEANLAKSAAEIDPDGAHTAHRATDITDETQCAALAELALSRFGRIDAVVHVAAWDSYFGGLEDADFGTWQQIIDVNLLGTLKMTRACVPALKERGGSVVIIGTQSAVAAPNEVQQAAYAASKGALTSAMYSMARELGPHRIRVNTVLPGWMWGPPVQAFVTFSAHTEGVPEAEVHARLTQRMALPDLATDGDVADSVAFLASDRARAITGQSLLVNAGELMR
- a CDS encoding bifunctional FO biosynthesis protein CofGH; amino-acid sequence: MTTPSDAPTENAMRRALRRARDGVALDATEAAVLLQARGEHLKDLAASAARVRDAGLAAAGRPGVITYSRKVFIPLTRLCRDRCHYCTFVTVPGKLRKSGHGMYLSPDEVLDIARQGAAMGCKEALFTLGDRPEDRWPEAREWLDAHGYDDTLAYVRAMAIRVLEETGLLPHLNPGVLSWSDLQRLKPVAPSMGMMLETTATRLWSEPGGPHHGSPDKDPAVRLRVLEDAGRSNVPFTSGVLIGIGESYEERADAFFELRRIQRAYHGIQEVIVQNFRAKPDTAMRGMPDAELEELAAAIAVARHILGPSARIQAPPNLVDAEYALLIGAGIDDWGGVSPLTPDHVNPERPWPHIEELAERTAAAGFELRERLTIYPEFLQRGEPWLDPRLLPHVRALADPESGLADEGAVVVGRPWQEPDEGFTAYGRTDLHATIDTEGRTGDRRDDFDDVYGDWEALREAAAPGMVAERIDTDVRGALAQAADDPTKLTDAQALALLHADGPALDALCRIADDLRRSVVGDEVTYIVTRNINFTNVCYTGCRFCAFAQRRTDADAYTLSLDQVADRAAQAWDVGAVEVCMQGGIHPDLPGTAYFDIARAVKQRVPGMHVHAFSPMEVVNGATRTGMSVRDWLTAAKEAGLDSIPGTAAEILDDEVRWVLTKGKLPTADWIDVVTTAHELGIRSSSTMMYGHVDQPRHWLGHFRTLSRIQQQTGGFTEFVTLPFIHTNAPVYLAGIARPGPTVRDNRAVTAMARILLHPHIPNIQTSWVKLGAEGAAEMLRSGANDLGGTLMEETISRMAGSSYGSYKSVQDLIAVAEAAGRPAKARTTLYGEVSRERQEAARASDGHLPELLPVLD